TAGGAGCAGTCTCTAAAACTATTGAAGAACAATTAACTGCCCTTAATATCCAGGTTACTCGTATAAGTGGACAAGACAGATATGAAACGAGCACTAAGGTGGCAGAAAGTATAGGCACAGGTAATGGAATAGTGATAGCTTCAGGAGAAAATTTTCCAGATGCTTTATCTATAGCTTCTATAGCAGCGGCAAAACAAATGCCAATACTTCTTACACCAGCTAAAATATTACCTGATAGTGTTAAAGATTATATAAGTAATAATAGTATTTCTAAAAGTTATGTAGTTGGTGGTATTAATGTAATAAATGCTAATGTTGTTAAAGATTTACCTAATATGAAAAGGCTTAGTGGAATAGATAGATATGAAACAAATTCAAATGTAATAAATGAATTTTTGGGAGATTTTAATTTTAACAATCTATATTTAGCATATGGAGGAGATTTCCCGGATGCTTTATGTGGTTCAGCTGCAGCAGCAAAGGACTTTGCCCCTATTGTTTTAGTTAGCAAAAGTTACACAAGGGCACAGTTTTTAATTAGATCAAAGATAGATTCAATATCTTCATTAAAGATATTAGGTGGTACATTTGCTATGCCAGATGCTTTAGTACAGTCTATTTTGTATCCAAATAAAACTGTATTAGGGTATACTACTTATTATTATGTAGGAGATAGTTCTTCCTATAATTCTTTAGTAAATCATTCACAGGCAATAGATTCAATTGCTACAGATACTTATATTATGGATAGTACAGGTAATATAAAAGGTTTAGTACCACATAATCAGGTAAGCTATGCAAATGATAACAAAATTAAGACATATGCCATGATAACAAATAGTTTTAATGCAGATACAGCAAAAGGTGTACTGGAAAATTCAACAAATAGGCAAAAACTTATAGATAATATATTACAAAATTTAAAAGCAAACAATTATAAAGGTGTAAATATTGACATAGAGAATGTTTACTATTATGATAGAAGTTATTTTACCACATTTATGAGCGAACTATATAATACACTGAATCCACAGGGATTTGAAGTCACAATAGCGCTTCCTGCTAAAACAAGTGATAGTATGTGGCAGAGCTGGATTGGAGCTTATGATTATGCTGAGATTGCAAAGGTTTCAGATAAGATTGTATTGATGACTTATGATGAACATTGGTCTGGCGGAGAACCTGGTGCCATAGCATCTATAGGATGGGTTCAAAATGTAATAAATTATGCAATAACAGTTATTCCTAGAGATAAAATACTATTGGGATTAGCAGCCTATGCTTATGATTGGCCATCAAATGGAGCAAAAGCAAAATCTTATGGCATAAGTCAAGCATATAATACGGCTTCACAAAATGGTGCACAGGTTAAATGGGATTCTGCAGCTAAAAGTCCATACTTCAATTATACTGATAGTTCAGGCATATATCACACTGTATATTTTGAAAATAGTACAAGCATCTCATATAAACTTGATATTGTAAATAATTATGATTTGGGTGGAGTTTCTATATGGAGATTAGGATTGGAGAATTCTGATTACTGGGAAACTATTAGTAATAAATTTAACAGATACTAAGTAAATTTTCTATTTGTTAAAACAATGAACTATTTTTTGGGAATAAATGCTATGAGAAAGGCAAATAAAATGAACACTTTAACATATAGTTAGACCTGTCTTTTATAAATAAACAGGTCTGCTATTACTAATATCTATACTGGTTTATATTAAAGAGGAAATGTTAGCGAGGCTGAACGTTTCCTCCAATAAAGTTTGATTTTACAAATATAATCTACTGTTATTAGTTTACTGAGGTGGTAGTTTACTAATTTCATAATTTAAAGATTCTTGTACACTTTGAACTGTAGGGTAACCTGATACAGGGCGATCGTCAATCATGCCTTGCAGTACAATTGTTTGATTTGCAGGAATCAATCCATTAAATACAGTGAGGTCTAATCCAAGGTCGGGATTTGTGATAGCTGCTTCCATTCCAGTTGTAGCTG
The genomic region above belongs to Clostridium sp. AWRP and contains:
- a CDS encoding cell wall-binding repeat-containing protein codes for the protein MKKIHILFCFLFIMFFMAVQDAAAAPSNIRFGGISRYETSVNVSQNNFQKSEYVVLVSGENFPDAISAAPLAKKYNAPILITEGTNLNSNVDEEIKRLGAKNVFIVGGIGAVSKTIEEQLTALNIQVTRISGQDRYETSTKVAESIGTGNGIVIASGENFPDALSIASIAAAKQMPILLTPAKILPDSVKDYISNNSISKSYVVGGINVINANVVKDLPNMKRLSGIDRYETNSNVINEFLGDFNFNNLYLAYGGDFPDALCGSAAAAKDFAPIVLVSKSYTRAQFLIRSKIDSISSLKILGGTFAMPDALVQSILYPNKTVLGYTTYYYVGDSSSYNSLVNHSQAIDSIATDTYIMDSTGNIKGLVPHNQVSYANDNKIKTYAMITNSFNADTAKGVLENSTNRQKLIDNILQNLKANNYKGVNIDIENVYYYDRSYFTTFMSELYNTLNPQGFEVTIALPAKTSDSMWQSWIGAYDYAEIAKVSDKIVLMTYDEHWSGGEPGAIASIGWVQNVINYAITVIPRDKILLGLAAYAYDWPSNGAKAKSYGISQAYNTASQNGAQVKWDSAAKSPYFNYTDSSGIYHTVYFENSTSISYKLDIVNNYDLGGVSIWRLGLENSDYWETISNKFNRY